TGTGTTAAATATCAAATTCCTCTAACAGTAAGGGGCGCTGGTACAGGAAATTATGGACAGTGTATCCCCCTTAATGGGGGTATCGTCTTGGATATGACAGAAATGAAAAAAATTCACTGGATCAAAAATGGCAGTGCCTGTGTACAAGCAGGGGTGAAAATGGCAACCCTAGAAAGGGCAACCCGCAAAGAAGGATGGGAATTAAGAATGATCCCCTCCACCTATAAAATTGCTACCATTGGGGGTTTTTTTGGAGGTGGTAGTGGGGGCATCGGCTCAATCAATTATGGACAGTTGAGAGATAGGGGAAATCTGCACCGAGTAAGGGTTGTTACCTTAGAAAAAGAGCCAAGAATTTTGGAACTAAAAGGAGACGAAACCCAACAAATTAACCACGCCTATGGCACCAATGGTATTATCACAGAATTGGAAATTCCCCTTGCCCCTGCCTATCAATGGTTAGATGTCATTGTTACTTTTCCTCACTTCATGGATGCGGCAAAATTTGGGCAAGATTTGGCAGATAGTGATGGCATTATCAAAAGGTTAATTAGTGTCCATGCCAGTCCTATTCCTGAATATTTTACAGCCCTAAAAGACTATTTACCAAAAGGAGAAAGCTGTGCTTTATTAACGGTGAGTGACAATTCATTAAATGCTCTTTCTGAATTAGTAAAAGAACATCAAGGAAAAATTACTTATCAAGAAAATTTAGAGAAAAAAAATAGCCTAAATTTAATTGAATTTACTTGGAATCATACCACCTTTCACGCCCGAAATATTGACCCCAATATTACCTATTTACAAACCTTCTTTTTTAGCCTTGAAAAAGTGGAAGAAATGTATAAATATTTTGGGGATGAAGTGATGATACACCTTGAATTTATGAGGGTGGGAGGTAAAGCTATTCCTGCAGGATTGCAGTTGGTAAGATATAGCACCCCAGAGCGATTAAATGAAATTATCCAGTATCACGAAGAAAATGGGGCTTTTATTGCCAATCCCCATACCTATATATTAGAAGATGGAGGAAGAAAGCAAATTGAACCTGAGCAACTAAAATTTAAGCAAATGGT
The sequence above is a segment of the Cyanobacterium stanieri PCC 7202 genome. Coding sequences within it:
- a CDS encoding FAD linked oxidase domain protein (PFAM: FAD binding domain~COGs: COG0277 FAD/FMN-containing dehydrogenase~InterPro IPR006094:IPR016166~KEGG: cyh:Cyan8802_1443 FAD linked oxidase domain protein~PFAM: FAD linked oxidase domain protein~SPTR: FAD linked oxidase domain protein); translated protein: MSINYQNIINELEDIKTIIEPEQLKKLSQDYYYFSPILVDKLADKRADLVVQPTTEEEILKIAQMCVKYQIPLTVRGAGTGNYGQCIPLNGGIVLDMTEMKKIHWIKNGSACVQAGVKMATLERATRKEGWELRMIPSTYKIATIGGFFGGGSGGIGSINYGQLRDRGNLHRVRVVTLEKEPRILELKGDETQQINHAYGTNGIITELEIPLAPAYQWLDVIVTFPHFMDAAKFGQDLADSDGIIKRLISVHASPIPEYFTALKDYLPKGESCALLTVSDNSLNALSELVKEHQGKITYQENLEKKNSLNLIEFTWNHTTFHARNIDPNITYLQTFFFSLEKVEEMYKYFGDEVMIHLEFMRVGGKAIPAGLQLVRYSTPERLNEIIQYHEENGAFIANPHTYILEDGGRKQIEPEQLKFKQMVDPYGLMNQGKMKAWTENN